cAAAGTTCCTTCTTATCAGTTTTGGGAGCATGTTTAAGTGTACAAGTCATCTGGGATTAAAGGCTTCCATACTGTGTTGTGTCCTCGGGCCCGTCTGCCAAAGGTGTACTCCAGTGCTAGAGTCGGCTTGGCCGGTTCATCCCTggtggataaaacaaaaaatgaattattgatgtgcaataaaaaaaaatctaagaaaaaaactgtttttgtttgtttgtgaacgGAGCTGGCGagttgtcattttctgtcatgtcatAAGCTCAGTCTTCTGCAGAAGACTGTGAGATGCAGCTGAAAACTTTGAGAGCTATTAAGTAGAACTTTGAGCTTAGATTATAAAACGTGCATTGTAGCAAAAGGACAAAACTGAATCTGCATGTGAAAAGAATTATTACATTATAGAATAATAAGAAGGCAAAGAACAGGTCTGGTTTTAGGCTAGATTTGTTAATTTTGAGCTGTTTACCTAGGCCACACACATAGCCTACTCACCTGTCAAGGCATCTGAGCAGAATGGACGTTTTACcctgagaaaaaacaaacgTAATCTTACTAGCCATAGCTTATGCAGCTCATGACAGGGCAAGTAATAAATGCACCTTCTGTGGCTTGGCACGACGGGAAACATACCCCTGCCTTGCTCCCCATCAGAAACACGGTCCTCTCACTGACCGTCTCTCCTCCGTCCTCCTCCCCACCTTCAGTCTCCCGACTGTGGATCTCCGCCGCAGAAAGCTCCCATAGCGTGTCTGAGCTGACAAATACGAAACAAAAGCGACACGTTGTTCgaaaaaacatgttaatatttCTACATCAATgttaaagaaatgtgaaaatcacaATACAAAGTGACACTCACCTTAGTTTTGGCATTAAATTTGATATTTCACAAAGCTGACAACCTAGCTAAATGGCTAAATCCGTTACAAACGTTGCCAGAGTAACGGCGCACTTTGATGACGAAATCATTTTACGTTCTTAACgggcattgtgggaaatgtagtaCCTTAGTAGAAACAAGCTTTGTGCTGATCAGGATAAAGTAAGACCTTTTTTGCACCGCATACTTCTATACCTACGTGGAAAGTTAAACtggcatatttattttttgacgTAATTTACAGTGGTTAATTGGTGTGTTAACTATAAATACCAATTGTATGCACTACAattgcaatatatatatatatatacatacataaaagaCATAGCTACTGCAACAATGCATTTTCAGAGGCTTTTAATTTGGAATTTTGATGGTCTTTTTAAATCCATCAATTACTTGTAGTGCTTTGAACAATAAATTAAACCGTAGACATACTCCTCTTTAATCAGAACAGAACGAAACTTCTTTTTCAGTAGTGGTGAAGTAACATTTTCTAGTTTATTAAATCAGAAGCTACTGAAAAGCAAGCAGAAAActttcaaatcaaatgaaaacacatttcaaatacaTTCCATAAAACGCTGTACATGAAATTATGGCATTCAGTTCACAGCACAGATTTCAACACAGGTGAGACAAAAACAGGCAATTTTTCATGTGGTACTCATCTTTACAATGTTCTTCATTCAGGAGACCCTCACCTTGAAACTTGAAATGTTGTTAGTTTTTGGTTGATGACTTTAAAATGTGTATAGGTGGTAATGGAGGGTAGTGAGTCTGttgttttatgaaaaaaaatgtcctcagaTCTGTCATGATTTTTTCCTGGGTTGGTCACAGTAGGGCACATTTTCTAGCATCAGGCTTTCTCTGGGTCGGAGCACTGTGtgtggaagaaagagagagaacataaaaaatacacatcattgaaaacatcaaagttagaaaacagagagaggatgtACACACATTTCACTTGCTAGCATGGAGAAAAACAACTTACAGAGCCTGTTTTCTCCTGCATGTTCCATTTGTAGCACAGTCTCTCGAAGAACAACTTCTACATCTGAGCCCATTTTGATCATCTGTAAAAGCAGAagggaaagatggatggatggatggattatggGACAAACAGCTTCtggacacaaacatgtaaaatgaccttaaaattaattaataattagaTACTTAATATAAAAGGAttaggataaaaaaaatacttttagcAAAATAGTGTTTATTTCTAACTGATGAAGTAGAgccaaataaaatgtataatctATATAGTTAAATAACTTCACTTTCTTTTGCACTTTCACAGTACCTTCACAATATTTTCTTCTGacctttcatttttgtttttccggAACTCCTCGTTGATCTTTAACCTTGCGgctttgtggggaaaaaatatttatgcattCAGTTATCTTTGGTTTGGTAAGGCTTGGTTGGTAAACATCATCCATCCAAACATATAGCCACAGACAATCTTTTATTGGGAATGAAACCAATGAAGTATAAAACTCACCCGAAAGTGctttttcatcatctttaaaCACAGCCATCCTTGTTCTGTGCAGCGTTTTAAACACGCTTAGGACCTGCAATTAAACAGACACTCAGCTTTTAGCAATCAGTACATTTACAGCTGTCAGCTGGCTGCAGTTGTGGACACCTCAATTTCTCGCCATTTCACCTATCTACTTcttaaaacatgcaaatgttttattttcaaaatgaaaccggctaaagggagaaaaaaataaaaagtttttttaacAATGTCATTTCATAAACAACGATATTTCTATCCCTCACCTTCAAACGAGTGCTCATCGTGACTTCTACAGCTAACTTCCGGCATTGGCGGAAGTAACAAGGACCAATCAGTGCAGACTTTAAAATGACGCGTTTACGTGACCAATGAGTGTCCACGGTGGTTTATCGAACCAAAAGCGGCCCTGGCAAGCGGTTCGTCTGCGCCAACATGGCTGATGAAACGGCAAAGGCGCAGGTTGCTCAGCCTGGCGGAGATACGATTTTTGGAAAAATCGTGCGCAAAGAGATACCGGCCAATTTAATCTATGAAGATGACCAGGTATGCACTAAACACGTTCACGTATAAACACATTTGGGTGCACTAAGACGCACTGCTGCTTGGCAGCGTTTCGCAGAGTCTTGCATGTGACGTTAGCTCATTTTAACTCCGCCTTAGCTTCGCCGAAACTGTTAATTTACTGTAATTCTGTGAATATTGActtgtgtgctgtttttaagCAGAATAAAGACATATCCACACACGGTGCGCTGCGGTGATACAACACAGCTTGCTTTCAGACCACAGAATTTGtgcttttaaacaaaagaaTCGGTAAAAGCGTTTTTAACGGAATTTGACAGGTTTGCATTCACGGTTTAGTTTAAGTTTTGCATGTTACAAAACGCTGCTCATGTTACATTTGCTGCTACTTGACTTCTGCAGACACTTGGCTTGCCACCAAGGTTTGACAGAGTCCTTTTGGGCAAGACTGTCTGCTACTGTCTGCAAGGCCTTTTAATATATAACGGTAGCCTGTGATAGTTAAggattgtgtgcatgtatgtgttattgttgttgcgGTTTTGATAATGAGATCAACACTGGTTAAGTATAGCGCATGAGAGGGACAAAACCATCAAAATGCGCAGCTGCCTGTGTTACAAGCCTGCACAGACAGAAGCCAACTCCCGGTGAGAAACACTTCCTGTCAAACAGGCTTCACTGCTTGTACACTGACAGAGATTTGTGGTGATGATTAGGATATAATGTAACACCACACTAACTGTGCAAGAGCGAATTTTAGCAGCAGTTAATATTTATTACCTGGTCATGATGTGTAGTAGTTACTGTATTTCCACTTAGTAAATCCTACTCATCCTGCCCATCATGCTTTAAGAGTAGCTCCACATATGTACAATAACTGAGGTGGACGTCACATTAGCATAAAACATCACTAAATGCAGCAGCAAACAATACAGGCAGCATCATATCTCATGGATGTTTCTTATTATCTAAACCAATACCACAGCTGTCTGCCCAGGCTAAACTCTTCTTCTGAATTTGTTCTTCTGTATTCCAGTGTGTTGCCTTCCCTGATATTTCTCCTCAAGCTCCCACTCACATCCTTGTCGTCCCAAAAAAGCCAATTGTTCAGCTGTCAAAAGCGGAGGATAGTGATGCTGCAGTAAGTATTTCTAGCTTTTATACCGGACTGTGTATTCCCATTTTTAGTGATTTGTCCAACAGTTTTGTCATTGACCACTAGATGGAACCCTTGACAGCCAATTGTGTGCTCCTCTGGccagtttttctctctctctgcactgtgtTGTAATCCAGGGGTTTTCTGCTtatgcatacatgtgtgtatttttaccTTATTGTCATGCACTCATTTTGTCTCATGTCTCAGTTATTGGGCCACTTGATGATGGTTGCAAAGAAGTGTGCTCAAGAGGCGGGCCTTTCTAAAGGCTACAGGCTGGTCGTCAACGATGGACCAGACGGAGGCCAGTCCGTCTATCACATCCACATCCACGTCCTGGGCGGACGCCAGCTGGGGTGGCCCCCTGGTTAACCTCTGTCCTCCAGCACAGACTGTCTCACCATCGTCGTTCACATCTCTTGTCTGACAACCAGTGCTGTCATGTGAAATAAGTGTCAAACAAAACCTGGAAATTGATTCATGATAATAAGATGACATCAATAAAGCTTCATAACAACAGTGAGCGTAGTTTGTCTTTATCTGAAATTCCTCATTCCTTTGTTTTAGCACTGATGGGATTTCAAGCACCGCTGCATTGCAGTACCGAAATCTAATCACTGCAGTTGAAACTGAGAATTCAGTTATCCACAGCTAAGAAACCTGCCAGAACTGTTGGAACACCATCCAGTTTTGGAATAAATTTATCTTCCTTATCAGTCAGTAATGCCCTGATGattgaaaacagagaaacaagtgAATGGCTCTCTTTTATTAAGAGTAAGAAACAATGCAGGTAGTTgaacaaatataaaatgcatgaaacatccaaaaaatattaaacaaaaaaaaataaataaaatgtttttttttcctttacaaaaatgacaacaaaaatgacaaaaaacagatCAGATGACGTAgaatttaaacataaacatgtacCTAGCATTCACAGTCCGctaatttcaatttttttttttttgataaaaatggtggagggggggggggggcagaaatAGAGGCTTTGTTTGTACAGACAGAATAGTTCCAGAGAGGCAAGGCAGTCTGATATCAGGCAAAGTGATATCATGCTTTGTCAAGCCTTTTGACATTTGATGCAGCTTTTCGCTGCTTGTTCACTActtctgtgagaaaaaaaacaccacaatcTGATGTGcaaaatgagtttgttttttctttttttcttcagacgACTACTACATTTTTAATCAATGCCTTTCTATTGTCAAAATGGGCACTTTGAGGCATTGAAAAAacactgtacagtacattaTAGACAGAAGGAAAGGAACATGTATTCTGGTACCTAAATTCACTATCGCAATCTATGTACTAATTTACTGCTTTAAGGTCATCTTACTCTAGAAACACAAGACTATAGGCTGAAGAGAGATTCAGAGAATGGTTAGTCCCCATAAAGTAAcgagaaaagcagcaaagtcaATGAGAAAGAGGTCAACTATACTGTCTCTGGATCGGGTCCAATGGAACGTCCCCCATTGGTGCAACGCTCCTCCTGTATGTACACTGATAAGAAGCCATATTACTAGCAaaattcataaaacaaatgtggagCTTATTTTTAAACATATGTTCATTTCTTCTCACTGTTTTTCCTCAAAGAAAGTTTTTGATGTCCACGTCGTGGGTGTACAATGAGCTCAAACTGGTTAGTGACcgattaagaaaacaaaacttgttgTGAGGTGACGCAAAGCACTTAAAAGCGCTACAAAATCAGAGACATATccaaacattacaaaatattttgtttaaattggctttttctttgcttATCTCTGCTAAGTTTAAAAATAGGTCACATCACCcgtgactggaaaaaaaaaagccaattgGAAATGATAGGACACTTGAGTGGATCTACTGAAATAAGCTAAGAGCATTGATTCTCTCAGGCCATGTTGCATAAGCCAAAAAAGATATTTCAGCAATGATTAAAATAGTGTTTCATTATAATAAATAGGCTGTTTtaatctttgatttttttggcaGAAAAATGGTCTGGACATTCAGAGAAGGTGAGAAATATGAAACCAACTGCCatattttaaatacagattCTCAGGCTTTGCACAACAGATGAATTTCAAGATGGCTCAactgtttgaaaatgacaagATCAATAAATGTGTTAACTTTGGTAAGTaattattttgaatgaaaatgatcaaTGGTTTCCCGAAGACTGTTGCCATTATGTAAAACTGCCATTCAGTATTAGTAATGAGATCAACACGGACACCAACTTGAAAAGCTCTCAGCTGTCCTGTACATGCTACTGAAGAGACAAAGTTTGCGTAacacttttctttccatttactgggagaggaaggaagggaagcaaagagaaaagaaaaaataatgggTGAGGGAGAAACAGGTGAGGCACTACAAATCCTTTTCAACAGATTCAGTCTGAGAGATGCATCCATGGACGGTTAGAGTTATGAAGAATCTAAAACATCTGCTTGGTTTGTGAACAGTTTCAGGCATGAAGCATGTCGGTATGACTGTCTGGTTTGTCAAGGTGGTTACTTAAGGCTGCTGAAATATTCTTTATACTGAACAAGAGCTAATAAATCATTGCAGTGTGTTGTATTTCATCATAGTGTAAATAGAACATATTTTGCAGGTGTTAATTTACAATGCATTCTGTTGGTCTGGTACTATATTAAAAGTCTTCAAAGCTGATTATTACTTGTGGAGGGAGACGGGCTGCTACTATTGAGGATGTGTTTTAAGGCATGTCCTTTGCGTAGGGTCCAGACACGTGGAGAAGGCGAGAGGAGAGTGGAGACTGTACAACCACAGGTAACTGTCCACTGAGAGAGCCGCCAGGTAGCCTTCAGTCAGGTCGGCCAGTAGGCAAGAACAGTTTAAAGGTGGAAAGCTCCTAATGCGACTCCATCCAAATACTTCATGGGTTAATTTCAGTTCTGAAGGCATATCCATGATGCATCAGAAGCTTCTGGCCAGGCTGATTTTAGCTAAATTGTGTTCATATTATCCCCATAATCCTCCAACTGGCAACAGATCTGTGAGAAAAACTGCTTAAATGTTTCTACACATGCTTCATTGTTGTGAACATGGATCACCAGATACCTGCACTCCAATCCAGTTCATATTTATTCACATAACATTGATTTCTGTTCACTTCTGTGCGATGGCCTCCTCTCCGCTTGGCCGCATGCGGTTGAAGGGCAACCCTCCGACTCCTGTTAACCCCAGAGCGAGGCTGGGGTCTCGTGCAGCCTCCTGCGTGCTGGGAAAGGAAGCCTGAACCCTGGCTGTTGATCCTGCAGGCCCAGGGAGGCTCTCTGGCATCGGTTCTTTGGCGGGGGGCACAGACCCAGGGCTGGTGGCACAGGGGGATGTTGTTTTGGCAGTTTGGGGTTTGGCAGGTGTGGTGGGGCTGGTCAGGCCGAGGCTGGCCAGGGCATCCAGAGTCCCATCTGGGTCTACCATCACGTTAatcactgagacagaaacagggagagaaTCATTGTTTGGAAGATGGTTTAGATGTTGATCTGTTTTAAAGGCCTCCTTGGCTCAGTATCTTGTTTTCATTATGGATCAGCTTGTTAAAATGTGTTACCAAGGTAAGCAAGAGTATGTGCCTTTACCTTGAAGCTGCTTCTCAACTCTCTTGAGTTCGAGCAGAATTGAGGAGATCTCCTGaacagatagaaaaaaaaacaacaaaactgttagTTGTCCCAATAACTCTATGCTTTCTTTGTCATCAAAGAGAGACGGGTTTCTGTACCTTGTTGGAAGTCTTCAGGAGTGGTATGTCACTCTCTGATCGCAGTTTACTCTCAATTTCATCCCAGTTCCTGTCCTTATCCTTAAACAATatcctgcagaaaaataaaatacaaaaagacacaTGTTCATTCACAGTGACTGTGGCTATACAAACCAACACAACTGCACAATAAGGGATACACTTTAAATACTGCTGTTACATACTTAAAGAAGGTTGTAATGTAAGTATAGTAGCAGTATATTGACCTGATTTTTCCTGCAGTTTTGTCCACAGAGTGTCTGATCTTGGTGGACAGCTGAGAAACTGAATTGAGCAGCAGACTGTCCAACACAGCCTGAATGCacaggcagaaaaaagaaaaagaagtttgaTATATGATGTCCAGAGGATCACTGCCTCCATGTTAGTATATTTTTCAGCTTATGCTTTGACGTTCTGTTGCTCCTCACCTCATCTCGGTTCCAGGTGCGTCTCCTCAGAGCTCGGGGTTCCAGACTGTCGGGGGCACGGGGGCGGAGCTCCACTGGCTTGCCGTTGACCTCTGGTGCCTTATTGGTTGAAATCACCGGCGGGATTTTCCTGAAGTTGAGGCTCTCATCAAACACCCGATCCACCAactggacaaagacaaagaaaaatacagaatggagagaagagggaaaaaaacctcaaaaaccATGAAAAACTCCAGGTTTAATAGAGTTAAGTAAAGCTTTGTGAGAAATGATGGAATTAGGAACTCTGTCAGAAAGCTAAGCAGCTCTAAAGCTTTAACTGTCCAGCCAGTTAGATTTTAATGCCACAGCAGTAAAATAACTAAATCCTCTCATGACACAAataagaaatagaaaaataaaggaatgaaACTGGAGAAGATGCGTTATGTGTATTAAATGAATACCTCTCAAAGCAGATGAAAGCTACAAAGCAACAGAGAGGCAGCCATTTTTATCCAAGCAACACAGGAGGGATGGCAAAGGCACAATGGAAGCACACGCAGTAAAGGCAgtgatagaagaagaaaaacggGCACCTTTCTCATGCTCTCCTGTATATCCGTCTGCGTGGGACGTGCAGGGCCTACCTCTTCCCGGGTGTCGATGGCCGATCCCGGGGTGGTGGCGGCGGTGCTGACAGTAGTGCTGGGTGCCGTGCCAGATGAGCTGACCGAGTCAATTTCGCCGGCCACATCGTGGATCTCACGGGCCAAGATGGCCAAGTCCTTAGCCAGGTCCTGGCTGATCCTGCGCACACATGGGAATAACCTGTTAACCATCAGACAGATGAAGGAGTTCTTTAGGACTCAGGATAGACAACAACACATGCAACCTGCATACACAATAACCTGTAATCACATACACATCCAGATCACAGTTAAGCCATGAAGGACAGCTCTCGCAACGTCCTCAAAACATTACATAGATTCATGAAAGATTCAAGTATTGTATAAACTAATAGATGAGTCTTATACAGATCTGTACCTCGCTATCTCCTCGCTGTGTGCCGTCCAGTCCCTGATGTATTCCTCTTGCTCTTTCATGCGGTGTTTGACTCCAACTCCACCTGGACCCGTCACCATGCCGGAGCCTGGGCTCGCGGTGGTGCTGAGTCTCGAACTGCGGTGTGGAACAAGGTGGTGAGGCCGCACGTGGGAGCGTCCTCCATGCTTCGGAGAGTTCCGGCTGGAGCCGAACTCTTCCTCTGAGGTGGAGCCGTATTCCGGGGGCAGACGTCTCCACCTGCTGCTACTGGACACTGTGAAGGCAAAGGAACGATTGTTTAGCCAGTGTTACTGTACTTCATTCCTTTACAACATTTGTTATTCGTGAAGTTAATAAATGAGCTTGTGAACATGAGAGGCTTTGTTACTGAGGCAGCCCCCAGTCAATCCTGCTTTGATCTGACAAAATTCAAATATTGTGCACGTAAAAAACTACTCCTCCAAGAATACAGATTTACAGGCAGTAAATCTGTATTCTTGGAGGAGTAGTTTTTTGATTATGAACTAAGAcaaatgttgatattttttattttacaaggaAGAAAAACTGACTTTATGTTTCAGTAACATGTTATTCTCTGTAATGTACTGCATATCATTcttaaactaaaattaaaactgGTGGCTGTGAGTGCGGAGGACTGGTGAAGCATCTTCAGTCAGTTATTGTTATTAGACACGTCCAGGAATGTTTTAGCGATAATTaaaccacacagaaaacagcagaaacagcgGCAAAAGAAACTCTACTGGAGTTTATCTAAAAGCAAACCCCACTCAGCACAGCCAACAAAAGCATCCAACAAGGTACATGAAACCTTGATAGAGGCAGGGCTATGCTAAGCTGCTTCACAACAGTCACACAACAGCTGTATTAATGTAGCTGCCCCATGATGAGACAACACCATGCTCTATCAGTCCCTCAAGcgtaaaatgacagagtggaAGTGTCATGCATAATAACCTCCACAAGGTGGAGCACTGTTACAAAACCTTTGCTTGTGGGATTTGAAGTTTGAGCTCCAATGCTGTAAAGTCTTTCGACAGATGTAAGAGTGAGAGTAGAGCATTTGCGTCTTCATCACAGAATTACATGATGGATGTAAGAGCGGAACAACGAGGTTAACAACATATGGGCAACATATGCGAGAGCTGGGTCATCACTTTAACTCTTCTTGTGATGTGCTAATACGATATATACATTTGTATTATATACGATATAATACAAACTAAACTTTTAGATTTAAATCGGGCATTCCAAACAAAGTTAGAATTTCATTCCTAAATTTCTTATCTATAAAATGTGTTCCTTAATTGTCAATTTAATTGACATGTTGGTGATGGTTTTTATTGCTGTGACCCAGgtctgaaacacaaatacacacacacgcactgtcTAAGGCTCTACACTTCTGGTACAGTACCCATTAGCTCTTCGTCCACATCACCGCCTTCAGGTTCAGGCTGGGGGCTCTCTGGACGATGACACAAGTTTGTAACAACACAGTGGAAGTGTTTACAGACAAatgtttacacacagacacacaatgggGTATGCAGTGGTACAGACTTTTTGGACTTGATAATCATaccacacagtttttttttgttgcaaagaACCACATTATCAGAACTAACGGAACAGAATCTCTTCTCATTCTTCCTACAACATATGAGAAACTGTAAACCAGAGTTCAGGCTCACCTGTGGGCGAGCAGTATCCAGATGTAGTGGTCTTAGTCTTGGTCTCGTTCAGTTTGGACACGCTGTTCGCCCTCATCCTTGCTGTCAGCTTGTTTTCTGTTGGTGTTGATGAGCGCAAGCCCAGACGCAGAGCGGTCTCAGCTGACAGGCGGGGGGAAGAGGTGGAGCTCCGTGTCACTGTACACTCTGAGTCACTGCGGGCCGAGATGGAGCCCAGACGGTTCCTACGTGGCTGAGCCAGCATGTCTAGTCGTGACAGTCCCTTCCGACCGGATGGCGGCTTAGAAGTGGAGCTAGTGGTGGACACCTCAGAAGCGACAGAAACCCTGTCTGCATCAGCTAGATCTGTGTCAGATGTATCCCCTAGCCGAGCACGGCGGAGAAGGGAGGCTCTTGTGGGTCGCGGCTGAGGCAGCGAGGCCTGCTTGTTCAGGGAGGAGGTTGTGGCTGCCTGTAGAGTGCGGCTGGTTTTGGAGGACCCACTGGTGGAAGTTTTAGCAGACCTGCTGTCAAGTTTGGGATGTCCCAAAGGTCCAGAATAGGTTTCCTGGTCTGAGGAGAGGATGTCAGAGATGGGCAAGGAAGAAGTCTGGTCATCATCAGTGAGATCCAGAGAGGGCTGGCGTGCcctggaggaggcagaggacgGCTGAACAGAGCGACGTGCATCAGTCCGGCTCGCCACTTCTGCAGTTCTTGCTTTAGACTTCCTCTCCAGACGTTCCCGGGCACTTGCGCTGGTGACGCTGGTCTTGGAAGCTGTGCTCATGTTGCTCTTCTCTCGATGCATGCTGCTAAGGGAACGTCGTTTTTGTTCGCCACCAACTGATGCCTTCCTCTGTGCCTCTCCAGCCACATGACTGGCTGTGCTGGCCGTGTCCACATCTGACTCAGGAGAGATGGAGTCTGTTCGAGGGGGGAAGCCAGAACCTGAACCATGAGTGGTGAGGCCAGTTTTACCACTTTTCTGGTCtagtttgttttcatctcttagTTTGGCCTCCAGGAATGCCATTACAGCTTCAGTGTCCTTCAGGAGCGTAGCAGTGTCCATGCTGCCCACGGAGTCACTGCGTTCGCGCCCACTGTTGCCTCTGTTGATGCGTGGGATGAGCTCTGCCGGGACATTAGCACTGGGTTTCTCAATTGTGAAGCTGCCCTGGCGCACTAGAGGCTTCCCagtcttctctcctccttctcccgttcctcctcctcctttcctctcctctgacctcttcCTCCGCTCAGTGCTGCCAGAAGTCCGGAGAGGGGCCTTGGAGGGAGAAGATGTGGAGCCTTGTTTCCGTTTACTGGTCATCTCACCGTCCCCCATTGGAGTTGGAGACTCCCCGTCTCCCTTGTTCTCTTTTTCCTGGGGTTCAGTGTCCTGTTTCTCCCCAATCTCTGACCTCAGTCCCAGGGCTTTGGGGCTGGATTTAGCGCGGGGATCATCCACGGGGAGCTGGGGGAGGGTCCTGCGCTTCCGGTCGGTCAAACTGGAAGAGGATTCACCTCTGCTGAGGGACGCGCCGGACTCAAAGGCATCAGCTCCAAGAGAACAAAGGACAAACTCACTTAGATGAAATtcaaggcttttttttaaattaaaaagcacAGCAATCCTCTATAATGTACATGCTTTTAAGTATTGGCTACTTTAAGAGAAAAAGTATTAAATTTAATCTACTCCAGCTATCATTTAGTTTAGGTCTTTTCATTCTCTGAGACTAAGTGACTATGTACCTCTCTCTTTGTGCAGGAAGGCGGCTGTTTCTGCTCCTGAGCCCTCTGGGTCTGTCCTGGTGTGATTGGCAGCAAGACTGGCCCACTGAGAGACCCAGCTCGAGTCACCAGGGAGAGCCTGAGGGGTCACAGCAGGAGCGTAGGGTGAGAAGAGGGTGGGGCACACAAGTGAGGAAAAGCAGATTAGTCAATCAGTGGTGGCACAAAATATATAGATTATGAATGAAATTAACATTCATGTGTTCATctgaaacaaaatatatgaTGAAGGAAACAATGTGGGAATGAAAGCAGGTGGTGTTAAGATACATTCCTCTATGTGTATTTTActtggaaacaaaaacatgtctgatTAGGGGTTGTTAAATCTGAAAAGCTGAATGGTACTCCTCATTTTCTTGGAATAAGACATCTAGATAAATGGCATGACTTGATTGGAAGGCTGTCAGTACTCATACACACAGTCCCCTCCCTCGTATGAAATGGCCTGGAGGGCCGAGCATGTCTCTCCTCATCTTAGTATGATCTAGGTCAGTCTCTGGGAGGACTAGCATCCTCCCATCAACAGGCTAAAGGAGTAGTGCGGTCAAGCCAAGGGA
This region of Scatophagus argus isolate fScaArg1 chromosome 10, fScaArg1.pri, whole genome shotgun sequence genomic DNA includes:
- the cep170aa gene encoding centrosomal protein of 170 kDa isoform X1 — encoded protein: MSVTSWFLVSSGGTRHRLPREMIFVGRDDCELMLQSRSVDKQHAVINYEAGTDEHKVKDLGSLNGTFVNDVRIQEQMYITLKLDDKLRFGYDTNLFTVVRGELTVPEEALKHEKFTSGLQLSKKPSNGETTATTTTSKSPTKTPTKALKSPGGSSLKPAESRATDGVSSSKDPQTKPADTHKAEERVGGDVTALPRGTPLYGQPSWWGDGDADDENSFKQESKSSNKKHDSSVSDSKEARRGEKIKEDGLHASSAHDSSYFEIPTKEGHMANNGIHEIPTKDTEGAATHTTTAQGHASFTIEFDNTSPGKVTIKDHVSKFTPDHHRSRSKKSGAGSGGAGGRDLSTLQAAESKVADWLAQNDPTLVRSESTEDDSKSIKSDVPVHLKRLKGSKHEDGTQSDSENGLGLRFANRRHALEERLKAAHGHVGGGAAGTGGGNVTVSGTRASGSRTAFMIEFYDEENPRKRRSYSFSQTAPLLGGGTGGEGLCPQPPSHPKVFSISTSAATDSGKVPAPIPATVTVGAPTAARVLLKQRSEDPSIGRSSASTGLATGSPTSPSEDTSVVGRGVGTAGGEAGDDHSDKGTYTIELENRNPEEEEARRLIDKVFGVQQTQDSSALSDLKEGKGKETGETGKEALPGDSSWVSQWASLAANHTRTDPEGSGAETAAFLHKERADAFESGASLSRGESSSSLTDRKRRTLPQLPVDDPRAKSSPKALGLRSEIGEKQDTEPQEKENKGDGESPTPMGDGEMTSKRKQGSTSSPSKAPLRTSGSTERRKRSEERKGGGGTGEGGEKTGKPLVRQGSFTIEKPSANVPAELIPRINRGNSGRERSDSVGSMDTATLLKDTEAVMAFLEAKLRDENKLDQKSGKTGLTTHGSGSGFPPRTDSISPESDVDTASTASHVAGEAQRKASVGGEQKRRSLSSMHREKSNMSTASKTSVTSASARERLERKSKARTAEVASRTDARRSVQPSSASSRARQPSLDLTDDDQTSSLPISDILSSDQETYSGPLGHPKLDSRSAKTSTSGSSKTSRTLQAATTSSLNKQASLPQPRPTRASLLRRARLGDTSDTDLADADRVSVASEVSTTSSTSKPPSGRKGLSRLDMLAQPRRNRLGSISARSDSECTVTRSSTSSPRLSAETALRLGLRSSTPTENKLTARMRANSVSKLNETKTKTTTSGYCSPTESPQPEPEGGDVDEELMVSSSSRWRRLPPEYGSTSEEEFGSSRNSPKHGGRSHVRPHHLVPHRSSRLSTTASPGSGMVTGPGGVGVKHRMKEQEEYIRDWTAHSEEIARLFPCVRRISQDLAKDLAILAREIHDVAGEIDSVSSSGTAPSTTVSTAATTPGSAIDTREEVGPARPTQTDIQESMRKLVDRVFDESLNFRKIPPVISTNKAPEVNGKPVELRPRAPDSLEPRALRRRTWNRDEAVLDSLLLNSVSQLSTKIRHSVDKTAGKIRILFKDKDRNWDEIESKLRSESDIPLLKTSNKEISSILLELKRVEKQLQVINVMVDPDGTLDALASLGLTSPTTPAKPQTAKTTSPCATSPGSVPPAKEPMPESLPGPAGSTARVQASFPSTQEAARDPSLALGLTGVGGLPFNRMRPSGEEAIAQK